One Neoarius graeffei isolate fNeoGra1 chromosome 9, fNeoGra1.pri, whole genome shotgun sequence genomic window, TTTCAACATCCTGAATTCGCTTCTGTAAGAATCGAGGCTTTGGGATCATGGAACCCTGGGAAATCCCAATAAATTTGTGAGAAATAATCTTTATGATTTGTTCTATCAAACCACAATTAATTCTATTAAACAAACAACTAATGACTTGTCTTATTAAACAGAACAATAAACACTGGTAATGtggaaagatttttaaaaaatgaaaaaataaataaacaaaccctcTTACAAAGATGTGCAGAAATTTCAGGATGCGTTTGTGAGTCAGTATGTGCAGAACATTTCCGGATTCCGGATCAATAACAGGCAGTCTGTGAATCTTGTTCTTCAGTAAGGAGTAAACAGCATCAAAGAGGCTGATGATGGGAAACACAACTCTATCACTGCTGGGATACTGGAGAGGGGAAAAAAGGACAGTTTTGGAGGCCCTAGTTGTACCTGGATTCAGGGGTGATGCTGATCAGAGTGCTGATGGAGTACTGAAGGTAAACCTCTGAAACAAGATAAAAGATACAGGAGCTTAAACATTGGTGAAACTGAAAATAAGTGTCTAAATATAAGCTGTACGAATAAAACTGTACACAACCACCTCGCCAGGTTTCAATCTTATGCTCTTCTAATTCATATATCTGAACCTAGAACAACAACAATAGAAAGCAGGAAAGGGAAATAAAATTCAGTCCATCCATTACTGTAAGACTGAAAAAAAGATAATGGGAACAACTAGCTTACCATTGGTGATTTGTAATATCGGTGAAGTATGTTAATGAAATCTGTGATGGTAAGCATCCCTGTAACAACACaagaaaataagaaataaaaatgaaagaTCTTGGtttaaagcaggggtcaccaaactacggcccgcgggccagatccggcccgccacccccctttgaccggccccccagcccctctgccccccatcacttgaaccggccctatgaggcaatccccaaaagtggtcatggcctattttttttaaattgcttttcggcaaataataacatgtctgcatcttgtattttgttgattttatcaattaaattgatatttagttataaaatgaactattcatattttccgaattttcgccatatgctcgcaatcaagcagtgacaggcagcgcacgcgcagagaactgtcagtgttcaggacagcaaaatggcgagcggtaagcgaaaagctgacagagagtgcagagtttttaaagaacagtggaccactgattatttttttgttcagtgtaaggcccatgcagtttgtcttgtatgtaaagaaagtgtgccggttttcaaagaatataatctgcgtcgtcactatgaaacccgtcacaaagagtatgctagtttgcgagggcaaacaagagaagacaggattcggaggatgaaatgcggactggctgcgcaacagaatggattccttcgccaaacccagatcaaccaggctgctgtccgagctagctataaggtagctcacctactagctacccatggaaagccgtttactgatggggattttgttaaagtatgcatgcttgctgtggccgaggaggtgtgtcccgacaagaaggatgcgctcaacacggtgagtctctctgcacctacagtactatgaccaggcgaaccgaagatttgggggacaacgtgtatgaccagctgaatgagaaagcgtcagaattcgagttttttgctttggtcatggatgagagcaatgacgtgcaggacacagcacaactgctgtgatctattgctcatattattataatttcactgttttttaaaatgtatttattttataggcctatttatttgacctttattaagtgctgcatacaattattatttatattattaataatatcaacaggcctacctacaatttataattttccactcacctttgccagtgtcaatcacctcaaataggcagatgtttcttaccttgacagctttgatgttatttttattagaaaacaaataaatggaatatctgtggtatttcaaattaaaacaaagtgtgaagactcaattactacttttgcaaaccactagtaaagataaacaaatatgtgccaggaatcaagtgttgatatagtagtgggggatatagtagtggggatatagtagtggggatatagtagtgtggatatagtagtatggatatagtagtggggatatagtagtggggatatagtagtggggatatagtagtggggatatagtagtggggatatagtagtggggatggccgtgccaggctagtaatctctactacacaatgaggcctgctggtggtcatatttgtctgggtcatacaattctatgtgatatagctgacccgaccccggccccccatcacagtcaggaacgacaatgtggcccccagagaaaaaagtttggtgacccctggtttaaAGTGACCACTTGATACTAAACAGTGATGCACTGGTTCAAATTCAGCTGGGGCTGAACAAATACTATCAACAATGACTCACATGTACATACATCTACAATCATACTAAAGTTAAAATGAACAGttgttccacaaaatcgagtcatacatgagctataagccatgtacgacaagattgagtggaataactgttttcttctatccacattcactggattttgaggaacagagcattttttattttttgcaaattcgatcaataaaaactttataccggcacagtggtgtagtggttagcgctgtcgcctcacagcaagaaggtcctgggttcgagccctgtggcccacgagggcctttctgtgtggagtttgcatgttctccccgtgtccgtgtgggtttcctccgggtgctccggtttcccccacagtccaaagacatgcaggttaggttaactggtgactctaaattgaccgtaggtgtgaatgtgagtgtgaatggttgtctgtgtctatgtgtcagccctgtgatgacctggcgacttgtccagggtgtatcccgcctttcgcctgtagtcagctgggataggctccagcttgccagcgaccctgtagaacaggataaagcggctagagataatgagatgagatgagaaaaactttatacaaaacatccgaccaaatcatttccgcttagaatgtaaacaaactggcaaaattacagtagcaatttgtgaaaaatgctataataataataattcattcttgaaaaattaaaaaagatacattcttactaggcggcacggtggtgtagtggttagcgctgtcacctcacagcaagaaggtccgggttcgagctccgtggccggcgagggcttttctgtgtggagtttgcattctccccgtgtccgcgtgggtttcctccgggtgctccggtttcccccacagtccaaagacatgcaggttaggttaactggtgactctaaattgaccgtaggtgtgaatgtgagtgtgaatggttgtctgtgtctatgtgtcagccctgtgatgacctggcgacttgtccagggtgtaccccgcctttcgcccgtagtcagctgggataggctccagcttgccagcgaccctgtagaaggataaagcggctagagataatgagatgagatgagaaaaactttatacaaaacatccgaccaaatcatttccgcttagaatgtaaacaaactggcaaaattacagtagcaatttgtgaaaaatgctataataataataattcattcttgaaaaattaaaaaagatacattcttactaggcggcacggtggtgtagtggttagcgctgtcacctcacagcaagaaggtccgggttcgagctccgtggccggcgagggcttttctgtgtggagtttgcatgttctccccgtgtccgcgtgggtttcctccgggtgctccggtttcccccacagtccaaagacatgcaggttaggttaactggtgactctaaattggccgtaggtgtgaatgtgagtgtgaatggttgtctgtgtctatgtgtcagccctgtgatgacctggcgacttgtccagggtgtaccccgcctttcgcccgtagtcagctgggataggctccagcttgccagcgaccctgtagaaggataaagcggctagagataatgagatgagatgagaaaaactttatacaaaacatccgaccaaatcatttccgcttagaatgtaaacaaactggcaaaattacagtagcaatttgtgaaaaatgctataataataataattcattcttgaaaaattaaaaaagatacattcttactaggcggcacggtggtgtagtggttagcgctgtcacctcacagcaagaaggtccgggttcgagctccgtggccggcgagggcttttctgtgtggagtttgcatgttctccccgtgtccgcgtgggtttcctccgggtgctccggtttcccccacagtccaaagacatgcaggttaggttaactggtgactctaaattgaccgtaggtgtgaatgtgagtgtgaatggttgtctgtgtctatgtgtcagccctgtgatgacctggtgacttgtccagggtgtaccccacctttcgcccatagtcagctgggataggctccagcttgcctgcgaccctgtagaaggataaagcagctagagataatgagatgagacattcttactatcaaatacttttattccttttttttttgtatttttgggggttttgttttcaagtagagtttttatttcatccttggttggttcaacaacacacacgtccattttgtttttctctactcacagtatatgagttgaGAGTCTattagtcgagtagccaatcagagcatgtgattgctcatatccagtgaatgtggatagaataataagtaaTAGCTTTAGGCATCCAAATTATTCTTGGGAGTAATTACATCATGTAGTGGAGTAGCTATTAATACCTTGGGAAGGGTGTTAGGGATTAGCGCACTGTCTTGCCATTTCCCACAAGTCTCTAGGCCCCAAGTGCCTGACTAAAGTTAGATTTCTAGCATCAGAGAGGCTGATTTGTTAAAAATGAAGCCAGGAGTTGGGACTTCTAATGAATCAGCTCATAGCATCAAGTAATATTCACATGTCTTCACAGAAATAATTTGCTCATTGCTCTTTTTTCAATAATAGCCATCAAGGGCTAAGGACACTTACTGGAACACAGGAACATAATTTGAGGTAAACAATAGTGAGATTTTATGTTAATTTAGCTTTAGAATAACcatgaaatattttttaaaaaattaacaacaaaaaaatacataacttATGTAGGATCACTCATAAGAACCTCAGCTGGATTCTCTACCAAGTGCTGAATGTAGATTTATGAGATATTAATGTCAGTAATCTGACTCAGGTTCACAAATGACCTAACCTTTAAAGATTAAAGGGCACAGCACTCAGTGCTCAGGTCCACATACCTACAAAACACTGTTGCTTGTTGTCCCATAACGGTGCAGCTCGAACTCCATTAGCGACTAATGCAAAGAATGCCTTCTTCACCTGTATTAAAAAGTTAAACCAAGGTTAAACTTACACAAAAACAAATTCCTGAATAACGAGCCAAATTGAAACATATTTTATTCTAGACTTCCAGGCTCTGACCATATTGTCAGGTTAGCTTAAATACTCATAAGCAGAGCCAGTGGCAGGAATAAAGCAGAAGAGGGAACGGAAGggaaggaagaagaaaaaaaaccacatCCCTGACCCCTTGTATCCAGGCTGCTTCAAATCAATTCGAGTCAGAACACAAAATACTGGAACAGCATCCTTCAAACTGCAAATCAGACTCAAATACTCAATttcccagtgtttttttttttttttaaatcagccctGTCAATAACTTTTGGAGTAGGGGGCATTTGGAAAAGAGTAGTCAGTAGACTACAGCAgtagtgtcatttttagggcatacctaacaatctgtgttttctctctctccctccacctccacccccccaatctgtccgtctgagttacatgttggtcctgggattgagatgctggcctcttctgcccctcggacctgcttgatccatcctggtgccctgtgtctggtcggagttttatcgcatcgctcctgtggaggacggccccatgaggacagttgagggttacacctggaggatgctctggactcttacagtaatgcttttatggctgaggactacagttggcttgctgactttaggactgcagttgtcatgaacagttttgcactcaagtttccatcaatgaagagttacatcatcaacgaaactgtcttcatgttaaaactgttaatgttatagccatgctgtctgttgttgcccaaatgaggatgggttcccttttgagtctggttcctctcgaggtttcttcctcatgtcgtctgagggagtttttccttgccaccgtcgccacaggctcgctcattggggatagattagggacaaaattagctcatgttttaagtcgttcaaattctgtaaagctgttttgcgacaatttttattgttaaaagcgctatacaaataaacttaacttgactTGAGTAGACCCCAAACACTATATGGAAAAaaaagtggggggtctgggggtcctccctcagaatttttttttaaatataaatgtaaaataGTGCATTCTGAGTGATCCAGAATGCAACATTTTGCATCTCAGAGTAAATTAAATATTCTTCTTGATCTCATGATGTAGGTGGGTAATatgtgaaaagtataaaattaatgaaaatgaaaAGTAAAGCCTCTCTGATGATTTCATAACAGTTTGACCCATTTTCAAATTGTACAGGTCAATCATGGGTCAACTGATATGTAGTAGATTTTTGAATATTCAACTGTTATTGTGAAGGTTGAGACCGTCTTCAAAATTCTGCAGACTACTATCGTGTAAGGTTCTTGGTCCAACCTGGATGACACCTTACCAAGTCCAGCAAACCTCCATGTCTGGAGCAAGAGCGAAACACCTACCTGCCCTCAATGCTCCAGAAGAGGTTCCTTGGAACATCTCCTCAGCAGTTGCCCAAAAGCCCTGGGAAATGGTCACTACCATTGGCACCATGACCAGGTCCTCAAGGCAATTGCGTACAGTGTAGCCACAGCCATCCACAAGAACAAGGGCCACCATCAGTCGAAGAGGATCGTCTTTGTGAGAGTCGGTGAGAAGCCGCGCCCATATTCAGGACCAAAGGCTGGCCTCCTCACCACCACCAGCAACTGGTATTTGGAAGTGAACCTTGGCAAGAAGCTTAAGTTCCCAGCCCAGATAGTACCATTATGTCTGCGGCCAGACATGATCATTGTTTCAAGATCCAGCAAGCAACTGATCATGCTGGAATTAACTGTACCCTGGGAAGAGCGTGTGGACGAGGCCAACGAGAGAAAGCGTGCCAAGTGCCAGGAGCTTGTGGACACATGCCAAAGGCAAGGCTGACAGGTCCGATGTGAGCCAGTGGAAGTGGGTTGCTGAAGCTTTGCAGGGCGGTCACTCTGCAGGGCATTTACAGTGCTGGACATCACAGGGCAAGCAAAGAAGAAAGACATGAAGAATGCAGCAGAAGCCGCAGAGAAAGCCACAAGGTGGCTTTGGATTAAGAGGGCGGATCCATGGACAGATGCTGCTGGGACGCAAACTGGTGTTTGATCAACCCTGGCTGGGTCACCTGGgagagggtgtatgatgttgaaagacccgaaacacccagtgACTCCAGGTTACAGCACTGATTATGCGTCACAGCGCATCCATGAGATGCATCTTTCATCTAAATGAGAAACTTAAGTTAAAACCCGAGTCAATGTAAATTAATTTTAATAGGATTTATACATTTACGTATTCACACTACAATTGAACATTAATGTAAAAATGTTACTGAAACTTCTATTCAGTTGTAATTTTTATTAATCTAAACAAAAACTAACACATTGCACTTTTTACTTGTCTAATAAGACTGTACTTCATTCATGACAAAGATCTTAAGCAATCAAACCATGTCATTTTTACTGCTAACAAAATACATAAATGAACAGACTTGACTTTGTAAATCTAACTCGGCTACATAATGCATGTGTAGTACTGGCAGAGATACAAATAAACAATAACCATAATCATAGCACACACgcgattcttgccatctaaataAAATTAGgcgtatcaggtgaaaattcaaattcagtccagatTGCTTGAAACTgtgctcactgaattcagaattgaatgcagagcaACATACATTTTAtagaattaaaatgtgtttatctgttcttgagatattacaaatcaaagattgaaaaaacggctataatttttttagaaaactgccataatggTATGTATCAGgacaacatggtccaaaatgggcctcgttaacgaatgagatcaaatgtttattctttttttttttttaagatatttttttgggccccTTTCACCCccactggataggacagtgcagagacaggaaacgagcaggagacagagacggggagggatcgggaaatgaccccaggccggaatcgaacccaggtccccggatccaCGGTACGGCGCCCcacccacccgagccacgacgccccacccgagccacgacgccccacccACCCGAGCCATGATGCCCCCCAAATGTTTATTCTTAATAACTTTATTTTCCaatatatttacatggaaattggcaggtatTTAatcagtattaattatgctaatttggtAAAACCGTTAAAtctgtacactcaataaaaaagtaataaaatatttctaataccctctttgtgctctgtaggcctttgtatttctcaaaagtagggcctactagtgtttacataaaagaatataaatgattattttgattaatattcaaagctttcaaggcgaaccttgaaaaaaaaaaacctgtgtgagccacatccaataaacaataacatttaattgaattgaaattgacactcgtgtttctgacttccggtttttaaaaatatcattctgaccattaagatctcaatattttatattaaaacaattccagttatattctaaaatagttatttatttccatgaatcaatttgatttgaaaaaataagtaggtaaagctatgaaaactcacttcaaagtcttccatgaagcataacatcaaaactagcagatggaaaattttgctgaatacttcaacaGAAAGGgacggcatggcggtgtagtggttagcactgtcgcctcatagcaagaaggtcctgggttcgaccccagcggccggcaagggcctttctgtgcggagtttgcatgttctccccgtgtctgcgtgggtttcctctgggtgctctggtttcccccacagtccaaagacatgcaggttaggttaactggtgactctaaattgaccgtaggtgtgaatgtgagtgtgaatggttgtctgtgtctatatgtcagccctgtgatgatctggcgacttgtccagggtgtaccccgcctttctcccccatagtcagctgggataggctccagcttccctgtgaccctgtaggacaggataagtggctacagataatggatggacttcatcagaaacagtgagagcaagagaacatccctataaaaattATCTGATTGAtactcatgagtaatccagtcggaaactgatcagaagagagagagcctgaccgctttcctgtgATTCAAAAAGCattggcagtttcccgacgtcacacaagcagagagtgaactctgttataccaatttcaacctgccgttactcccaaagtactgaacagatcttaatgacattaatttctttggaaagcagaaattataagctgtttaatgatggtattcatgctagaaaatattcatgagttaagcaatgacagatttggaaacttggatgagtgtctgcatgcacaattttcacagcacggccagcgagtgtctgatcTGACTAATAGACGATaacttctcagtgaataaaagtaAATAATGAATGTTGCATTAAAATACAaggacattttttattttttgaagggaaaaaacaaaacacgcacacacacacaaaaaaaaaaaacactagccaGCGATGTAGCATTTATAGGCGGCAAAATCGCCAGCTGCCAGCAGTTACTGACAGGGCTGTTTTATCCGTGCAATATCCTTATAATTTAAAGCTTATAATGCAATAGTTGTACGCAGTTTCCACTTTTATACATAGTAAATGTGTGTTATATTACCAGTGTTTGTGACTATGTTGTCTTATTGTAATGTCTATATCACTGAGAGCTCAACATCGGAGTCAAATTCCATCCATCATGGGAGGatcatgggtgagctggagccaatcctagctgacttttggtaagaggcagggtacaccctggacaggtcatgaatctatcgcaggactaacacagaaacacaggccctgtccacacaggtgaatctgataaaattgttgatcgtttcggcctggcgtccacatggcaccggcgttttgggtgccccaaaacgaaatcttttgagaacgggttccagagtggaaagatctggcaacggagctgttgcgaagtcgtctggatgagtagaacggatttgtttacgatgacgtcaaacCACatatgcttcacgccgggtagaagtgtagcgaactcgatgcgagttgtcaacaaatcctataacttggttcatgaaacgcgcttacaaaatattttcactgtgaatatttattgtgtaatggtgcaaagagagagagagagagagagagagagagagagagagagagaaaatagcccttagggcagagtcaatcccgccagcaaaaatagggaaaaaaaggagcgatctcacctcttcagatgttggtttaagtcctacaatacattcctcaaaaagggcgtagaagaacaaattaatccatcaacatgtagcattcaatttattccggaccattaaagacgccgccttccgcgtagaatcatacgtcatcctcgctgctatattggatggggcaaagcggagaataaagatgcctcattcatgtgctgcgtttaactgtaccaacaggtttgccgtccaaacgagatcacatgggattacctttcacaggtgagactggaaaaatacttttcattgtatttggtcattataacgtaattttacgaacatatttttctgactttgtggctaatatgaagtctcgctcataatagtttatgcgcatgcgtccttacttcttctattgttctgtctctgatgggaccgtcttacagcgcacctagaggtgtggcatgtgtattgcatcgttttcagcaagcgttgcgttgccatatgtacctgatattttactgatccgttgcccatgtggacgcgatattttttttttaaatctcgttgccgttgtcgtgtggatgtagccacagtcagccattcacactcacattcatacctatgggcaatcGAGAGTAGCTAGTtcacctaatctgcatatctttggactgtgggaggaaacatgCAACCTTCACAAAGAA contains:
- the prkag3b gene encoding 5'-AMP-activated protein kinase subunit gamma-3b isoform X5; protein product: MNHCCYDAIPTSSKLVIFDTTLQVKKAFFALVANGVRAAPLWDNKQQCFVGMLTITDFINILHRYYKSPMVQIYELEEHKIETWRGGCVQFYSYSLYLDTYFQFHQCLSSCIFYLVSEVYLQYSISTLISITPESSLFDAVYSLLKNKIHRLPVIDPESGNVLHILTHKRILKFLHIFGSMIPKPRFLQKRIQDVEIGTFKRIATVQETATVYEALSVFVERRVSALPVVNEQGKVVALYSRFDVINLAAQKNYNNLNMTMREAIEGRSCCIEGVLKCYPHETLETIIDRIAVAEVHRLVLVNEQDMVRGIISLSDLLQALVLTPVGIDALFS
- the prkag3b gene encoding 5'-AMP-activated protein kinase subunit gamma-3b isoform X3, with the translated sequence MDPFSEIAFPDDEGLTMKSTEPAQDPDTYIYTKFFMNHCCYDAIPTSSKLVIFDTTLQVKKAFFALVANGVRAAPLWDNKQQCFVGMLTITDFINILHRYYKSPMVQIYELEEHKIETWRGGCVQFYSYSLYLDTYFQFHQCLSSCIFYLVSEVYLQYSISTLISITPESSLFDAVYSLLKNKIHRLPVIDPESGNVLHILTHKRILKFLHIFGSMIPKPRFLQKRIQDVEIGTFKRIATVQETATVYEALSVFVERRVSALPVVNEQGKVVALYSRFDVINLAAQKNYNNLNMTMREAIEGRSCCIEGVLKCYPHETLETIIDRIAVAEAVSIFLHTSETRM
- the prkag3b gene encoding 5'-AMP-activated protein kinase subunit gamma-3b isoform X2, whose amino-acid sequence is MDPFSEIAFPDDEGLTMKSTEPAQDPDTYIYTKFFMNHCCYDAIPTSSKLVIFDTTLQVKKAFFALVANGVRAAPLWDNKQQCFVGMLTITDFINILHRYYKSPMVQIYELEEHKIETWRGGCVQFYSYSLYLDTYFQFHQCLSSCIFYLVSEVYLQYSISTLISITPESSLFDAVYSLLKNKIHRLPVIDPESGNVLHILTHKRILKFLHIFGSMIPKPRFLQKRIQDVEIGTFKRIATVQETATVYEALSVFVERRVSALPVVNEQGKVVALYSRFDVINLAAQKNYNNLNMTMREAIEGRSCCIEGVLKCYPHETLETIIDRIAVAEVHRLVLVNEQDMQL